A section of the Hevea brasiliensis isolate MT/VB/25A 57/8 chromosome 17, ASM3005281v1, whole genome shotgun sequence genome encodes:
- the LOC131175311 gene encoding disease resistance protein RUN1-like encodes MCCRKVIIILDNVDNSEQFKSIIGKQEWLSSGSKIIVTTRLKCLLSEGCWKLHIKPLSVKKSHKLFALHAFGREDSPENFDEHSERVVSLCDGLPLALRVLGSFLRRRSIDEWKSEIKELQEIPDSRIQKILRKSFDSLHNDRHRSIFLHIVFFFIGWDKDVVVKILEDVASKQ; translated from the coding sequence ATGTGTTGCAGGAAAGTTATCATTATTCTTGATAATGTGGATAATTCAGAACAATTCAAATccattattggtaaacaagagtgGCTGTCGTCGGGAAGTAAAATCATCGTCACAACTCGATTGAAGTGTTTGTTAAGTGAAGGTTGTTGGAAACTTCACATTAAGCCATTGAGTGTTAAAAAGTCACATAAACTCTTCGCCTTGCATGCCTTTGGACGAGAAGATTCTCCTGAAAATTTCGATGAGCACTCTGAACGTGTAGTGAGCCTTTGTGATGGTCTTCCATTAGCTCTTCGTGTTTTAGGCTCCTTTCTTCGTCGCAGAAGTATAGATGAATGGAAAAGTGAGATTAAGGAACTGCAAGAAATTCCTGATAGTCGAATTCAAAAGATTCTCAGAAAAAGCTTTGATTCTCTACATAATGATCGTCATCGAAGCATATTTCTTCACATAGTTTTTTTCTTTATTGGGTGGGATAAAGATGTTGTAGTTAAAATTTTAGAGGATGTGGCTTCGAAGCAATAA
- the LOC131175520 gene encoding disease resistance protein RPV1-like isoform X1 — protein MQGTKTIRGLILDMHLLREEKHVGPISNYGNYSHENSVEESVLGCEDNRSMHDRLGGIVRQRIVNCIPKTSSTSADVIKTEAFANMRQLNVLLLDDVKLDGGYEDFPKHLVCLRWLRFPLNSMPTCLNVEKLVVLDMRYSRLKHAWQGKSFPCLKILDLSHSHLLTTTPDFTGLPGLESLLLKDCINLVKIDDSIAVLRALVLLNLEGCAKLKELPKTISDLKSLEELYLTGCSELKVLPKVLAQMESLKVFFAGGITLNELSFSSRDVRGPWSWLSGREGPESTMFSSAFLPRSLTHLILPNCNLSDGKFTTDLHLPSLRHLVLRDNPLNTISAEIPGLPSLVYLDITLCNNSNVIIKVPTSIEELNWIGRSVTSLSDLLRFGLEHISSGRENRFTASFCQNFVQLVQSDWPKFRGNFIFMNNNVWCQLQCLGDGLRSRVILQENTSGPSLAHNLLLWDMQKGKLLEADEGYMKTGSFLAILRVFIESLI, from the exons ATGCAGGGTACCAAGACAATTAGGGGCCTCATTCTTGACATGCATTTGTTAAGAGAAGAGAAACATGTCGGCCCAATTTCAAATTATGGAAATTACAGTCATGAAAATTCGGTGGAGGAATCAGTGCTTGGTTGTGAAGATAATCGTTCAATGCATGATCGTCTTGGTGGCATCGTTAGGCAACGGATTGTGAATTGTATCCCAAAAACCTCATCTACCTCCGCAGATGTGATAAAAACAGAGGCATTTGCAAACATGCGCCAATTAAATGTGCTCCTGCTCGATGATGTTAAGCTTGATGGAGGATATGAAGATTTTCCAAAACACTTGGTGTGCCTGCGTTGGCTCAGATTCCCTTTGAACTCTATGCCAACGTGTTTAAATGTGGAGAAACTTGTTGTTCTTGATATGCGGTATAGCAGGCTAAAACATGCTTGGCAGGGAAAG TCCTTTCCATGCTTGAAGATCCTTGACCTAAGTCACTCTCATTTACTCACTACAACCCCTGACTTCACGGGACTACCTGGTCTTGAGAGTTTGCTGCTTAAAGATTGTATAAACTTAGTCAAGATTGACGATTCTATTGCAGTCCTAAGGGCACTTGTCTTGTTAAATCTTGAAGGCTGCGCAAAACTCAAGGAGCTTCCAAAGACAATTTCTGATTTGAAATCACTTGAAGAACTATATTTGACTGGTTGCTCAGAACTTAAAGTGCTACCCAAAGTGCTGGCTCAGATGGAATCCTTGAAGGTGTTTTTTGCTGGTGGAATTACCTTGAATGAATTAAGCTTTAGCTCGAGAGATGTAAGGGGGCCTTGGTCTTGGTTATCAGGCAGAGAAGGTCCAGAATCCACTATGTTTTCATCTGCTTTTCTTCCACGTTCTTTGACCCATTTGATCCTTCCAAACTGCAATTTATCAGATGGTAAATTTACCACGGATCTTCATTTGCCGTCTTTGAGACATTTAGTTCTGCGTGATAACCCACTTAATACTATATCGGCTGAAATTCCTGGGCTCCCTTCACTCGTATATCTTGATATAACGCTGTGCAACAACTCCAACGTTATTATAAAGGTTCCTACGAGTATAGAGGAACTGAATTGGATAGGGCGGTCAGTTACAAGTCTGTCGGACTTGCTGCGTTTTGGGTTAGAGCACATCTCCAGTGGTCGTGAAAACcg GTTCACGGCATCGTTCTGCCAAAATTTTGTGCAGCTTGTTCAATCGGATTGGCCGAAATTCCGGGGGAATTTCATTTTCATGAACAATAATGTTTGGTGCCAATTACAATGTCTGGGGGATGGTCTTCGGTCACGTGTAATACTACAGGAGAATACTTCGGGTCCTTCGCTTGCGCATAACTTGCTTCTTTGGGATATGCAAAAGGGAAAATTATTAGAGGCGGACGAGGGATATATGAAGACCGGGAGTTTCTTGGCTATCCTGAGGGTTTTCATTGAAAGtttgatttaa
- the LOC131175520 gene encoding disease resistance protein RPV1-like isoform X2: protein MQGTKTIRGLILDMHLLREEKHVGPISNYGNYSHENSVEESVLGCEDNRSMHDRLGGIVRQRIVNCIPKTSSTSADVIKTEAFANMRQLNVLLLDDVKLDGGYEDFPKHLVCLRWLRFPLNSMPTCLNVEKLVVLDMRYSRLKHAWQGKSFPCLKILDLSHSHLLTTTPDFTGLPGLESLLLKDCINLVKIDDSIAVLRALVLLNLEGCAKLKELPKTISDLKSLEELYLTGCSELKVLPKVLAQMESLKVFFAGGITLNELSFSSRDVRGPWSWLSGREGPESTMFSSAFLPRSLTHLILPNCNLSDGKFTTDLHLPSLRHLVLRDNPLNTISAEIPGLPSLVYLDITLCNNSNVIIKVPTSIEELNWIGRSVTSLSDLLRFGLEHISSGRENRLFNRIGRNSGGISFS from the exons ATGCAGGGTACCAAGACAATTAGGGGCCTCATTCTTGACATGCATTTGTTAAGAGAAGAGAAACATGTCGGCCCAATTTCAAATTATGGAAATTACAGTCATGAAAATTCGGTGGAGGAATCAGTGCTTGGTTGTGAAGATAATCGTTCAATGCATGATCGTCTTGGTGGCATCGTTAGGCAACGGATTGTGAATTGTATCCCAAAAACCTCATCTACCTCCGCAGATGTGATAAAAACAGAGGCATTTGCAAACATGCGCCAATTAAATGTGCTCCTGCTCGATGATGTTAAGCTTGATGGAGGATATGAAGATTTTCCAAAACACTTGGTGTGCCTGCGTTGGCTCAGATTCCCTTTGAACTCTATGCCAACGTGTTTAAATGTGGAGAAACTTGTTGTTCTTGATATGCGGTATAGCAGGCTAAAACATGCTTGGCAGGGAAAG TCCTTTCCATGCTTGAAGATCCTTGACCTAAGTCACTCTCATTTACTCACTACAACCCCTGACTTCACGGGACTACCTGGTCTTGAGAGTTTGCTGCTTAAAGATTGTATAAACTTAGTCAAGATTGACGATTCTATTGCAGTCCTAAGGGCACTTGTCTTGTTAAATCTTGAAGGCTGCGCAAAACTCAAGGAGCTTCCAAAGACAATTTCTGATTTGAAATCACTTGAAGAACTATATTTGACTGGTTGCTCAGAACTTAAAGTGCTACCCAAAGTGCTGGCTCAGATGGAATCCTTGAAGGTGTTTTTTGCTGGTGGAATTACCTTGAATGAATTAAGCTTTAGCTCGAGAGATGTAAGGGGGCCTTGGTCTTGGTTATCAGGCAGAGAAGGTCCAGAATCCACTATGTTTTCATCTGCTTTTCTTCCACGTTCTTTGACCCATTTGATCCTTCCAAACTGCAATTTATCAGATGGTAAATTTACCACGGATCTTCATTTGCCGTCTTTGAGACATTTAGTTCTGCGTGATAACCCACTTAATACTATATCGGCTGAAATTCCTGGGCTCCCTTCACTCGTATATCTTGATATAACGCTGTGCAACAACTCCAACGTTATTATAAAGGTTCCTACGAGTATAGAGGAACTGAATTGGATAGGGCGGTCAGTTACAAGTCTGTCGGACTTGCTGCGTTTTGGGTTAGAGCACATCTCCAGTGGTCGTGAAAACcg CTTGTTCAATCGGATTGGCCGAAATTCCGGGGGAATTTCATTTTCATGA
- the LOC131175312 gene encoding TMV resistance protein N-like, with the protein MLYGRLKTRSLMNKFSFFFIWFCVQKFGGSYRLFLALDLLTHLFGLEVFTIMSASKAVATSSSCSDDEFSSFRGKTILSCRGKDVLKPFADHLYVALTQAGIHTFRDDDEIERGENIEQELKKAIQQSKVAVIVFSPDYASSRWRLNELLKINEVRKSGVMHILAIFYHVHPHAVRWQTGSFTEAVVRHEEQLKVEIDKVERWRAALKEVADLGGEVLKDQ; encoded by the coding sequence atgctctatgggaGGCTGAAGACTCGCAGTCTCATGAACAAGTTCTCTTTTTTCTTCATATGGTTTTGTGTTCAGAAATTTGGTGGCTCATATCGTCTGTTCCTTGCTTTGGATCTCCTTACTCATCTATTTGGCTTGGAAGTTTTCACTATAATGTCTGCTTCAAAAGCTGTAGCAACTTCATCTTCTTGTTCTGATGATGAGTTCTCGAGCTTTAGAGGCAAAACCATCTTGAGCTGTAGAGGCAAAGACGTTCTCAAGCCTTTTGCAGATCATCTCTATGTAGCTCTGACTCAAGCTGGGATTCACACCTTCAGAGACGATGATGAAATAGAGAGAGGAGAAAACATTGAGCAAGAACTCAAGAAAGCAATACAACAATCAAAAGTAGCAGTAATAGTGTTTTCCCCAGACTATGCCTCTTCAAGATGGCGCCTTAATGAGCTTTTGAAGATCAATGAGGTTAGGAAATCTGGTGTTATGCATATTTTGGCAATTTTCTACCATGTCCATCCACATGCGGTCAGGTGGCAGACAGGAAGCTTCACGGAAGCAGTTGTTAGacatgaagagcaattaaaggtGGAGATAGACAAGGTGGAGAGATGGAGGGCAGCTCTCAAAGAAGTTGCAGATCTAGGCGGGGAGGTTTTAAAAGACcagtaa
- the LOC131175551 gene encoding disease resistance protein RUN1-like: MHKGKSVKIYNVDEGVMKIKNAMCCRKVLIVLDNVDNPEQFKSIIGEQEWLSSRSKIIITTQFKSLLTKGRWKLHIEPLNANESRKLFALHAFGQEDHPENFNEHCECVLRFCDGLPLALCVLGSFLGCRSTDEWKSEIEELQEIPGSQIQKVLRKSYDSLQNDRHKEIFLHIIFFFIGWDKDVVLKILDGCGFKTNSGVQSLMDRCLIEINESNKLTMHQLVRNMGIAVVLQESPDEPGNPSRIWNHKEAFRVLTEKTGTQTIKGLILDMHMLREEKHVRPISNYGNHIYENSVEESMLGCEDN, encoded by the exons ATGCACAAGGGGAAATCAGTAAAGATATATAATGTAGATGAGGGAGTTATGAAGATCAAGAATGCTATGTGTTGCAGGAAAGTTCTTATTGTTCTTGATAATGTGGATAATCCGGAACAATTCAAATCCATTATCGGTGAGCAAGAGTGGCTGTCCTCGAGAAGTAAAATCATCATAACAACTCAATTTAAGAGTTTGTTAACTAAAGGTCGTTGGAAACTTCACATTGAGCCATTGAATGCTAATGAGTCACGTAAGCTCTTCGCCTTGCATGCCTTTGGACAAGAAGATCATCCTGAAAATTTCAACGAGcactgtgaatgtgtattgaggTTTTGTGATGGTCTTCCATTAGCTCTTTGTGTTTTAGGCTCCTTTCTCGGTTGCAGAAGTACagatgaatggaaaagtgaaattgaagAACTGCAAGAAATTCCTGGTAGTCAAATTCAGAAGGTTCTTAGAAAAAGCTATGATTCTCTGCAAAATGATCGTCATAAAGAAATATTTCTTcacattatttttttctttattgggTGGGATAAAGATGTTGTACTTAAAATTTTAGATGGCTGTGGCTTCAAAACAAATTCGGGAGTTCAAAGTCTCATGGATAGATGTCTCATTGAAATCAATGAAAGTAACAAGCTTACGATGCATCAATTGGTTAGAAACATGGGTATAGCAGTCGTTCTCCAAGAATCTCCTGATGAACCGGGGAATCCTAGTAGAATATGGAATCATAAAGAGGCGTTTAGAGTGTTGACAGAAAAAACA GGTACCCAGACAATTAAGGGCCTCATTCTTGACATGCACATGTTAAGAGAAGAGAAACATGTCAGACCAATTTCAAATTATGGAAATCATATTTATGAAAATTCTGTGGAGGAATCAATGCTTGGTTGTGAAGATAACTGA